CCACCCGCCTGGAGCTGGCCTCCCTCGACCTCACCCGCCTGGAGAAAGAACAGGTTTCGGAGCAGCAGATCGAGCAGCAGCGCACCGAAGTGCGCGACCTGGAGTTCGAAATCGCCGACCTGCGGGCGCAGCTCCAGGAAGACTCGCAGGTCCTCTCGCCAGTGGCCGGCCGGGTGCTGGAGTTGATCGTCGATCCCGGCGATGTCATCAGCCCGGGCAAGGCGCTCCTCAGCATGGAGATGCTGGGCGAAAAGGTGATCGCAATCCTCTTCGTGCCGGCCTCCGACGGCAAGAAGATCAAGCCGGGCATGGAGGCCCAGGTCTCCCCCTCCACCGTCAAGCGCGAGGAGTTCGGCTACATGTTGGGCCAGGTGAGCTGGGTGGCGGAGTTCCCTTCGACCCGCCGCGGCATGATCCGCCTGCTCGCCAACGACGATCTGGTGACGGGGATGATGGCCGACGGACCACCGATCCAGGTGGAGGTGGAGTTGGAGCGCGATGCCTCCACCCCGACGGGCTTCCGCTGGTCTTCGTCGCGCGGCCCGGAACTCGAAATCACCAGCGGCACCCTGGCCGCCGGCAGCGTGGTGATCGAGCGCAACCAGCCGATCCACCTGGTGATTCCCACGGTCAAAGAAAAGCTTGGAGTCTAGGGGTCCGATGCTGAAAACCCTCTGGAAACGAATTCGCGGCGGCGCCGGCGAGGCCCGCCGAGACAAGACGCCCACGGTGCTCCAGATGGAGGCGGTGGAGTGCGGCGCCGCCAGCCTGGCGATCATCCTCGCTTTTTACAAGCGCTGGGTGCCGCTCGAAGAGCTGCGCATCGCCTGCGGAGTCTCTCGCGACGGCTCCAAGGCCAGCAACGTGATCAAGGCGGCGCGCACCTACGGCCTCACCGCCAAGGGCTTCAAGAAGCAGCCGGAGTCCCTCCGGCGCCTCAAGGGGCCGGCCATCCTGCACTGGAACTTCAACCATTTCCTGGTGCTCGAAGGGTTCCGCAAGGGCAAGGTCTTTCTCAACGACCCGGCGATGGGACCGCGGGTGGTGACCGAGGAAGAGCTCGACCAGTCCTTCACCGGCGTGGTACTCACCTTTGAGCCGAACGAGGAGTTCGAGGCCGGCGGCCAGGCGCCCAACATTTTACCCGCCCTGGCGCGCCGGGTGGGCGGTTCCCGCACCGGCCTACTCTACGTGGTTCTGGCCGGTTTGGCGCTGGTGATCCCCGGCCTGGTGGTGCCGGTGTTCTCCAAGGTGTTCATCGATCAGGTGTTGCTCAGCGGCCGCCTGGAGTGGTTGCGGCCACTGCTCCTGTGCATGGGTTTGACGGCGCTCATCCTGGGCGCTTTGACCTGGCTCCAGCAGCATTTCCTCCTGCGCCTGGAAACCAAGATCGCCCTCGCCGGTTCGAGCCGTTTTCTGTGGCACGTCCTGCGCCTGCCGACGGTGTTTTTCAGCCAGCGCTTCGCCGGCGACATCTCGACCCGGGTGCGCTCGAACGACCGCGTGGCGCAGCTTCTCTCCCGCGACCTCGCCACCAACGCCCTCGGGGTGATCGTGATCGTCTTCTACGT
The sequence above is a segment of the Acidobacteriota bacterium genome. Coding sequences within it:
- a CDS encoding NHLP bacteriocin system secretion protein — its product is MIFRKVALERLSSPEQLDQLLQVTTPRGWLALAALGALIVSALVWGVFGSLPTEAPGSGILLRRGGVSDVVSNVSGQVEEVRVRVGDTLEQGQVVATVRQEALERRIDETVAKLQARQQELDDMMGFTAEQERLQTRNRAQERRKLERTLETLDTDIALLQERIAAQEDLLTDGLITKQDLVASQQDLNNLQDRVASTRLELASLDLTRLEKEQVSEQQIEQQRTEVRDLEFEIADLRAQLQEDSQVLSPVAGRVLELIVDPGDVISPGKALLSMEMLGEKVIAILFVPASDGKKIKPGMEAQVSPSTVKREEFGYMLGQVSWVAEFPSTRRGMIRLLANDDLVTGMMADGPPIQVEVELERDASTPTGFRWSSSRGPELEITSGTLAAGSVVIERNQPIHLVIPTVKEKLGV